One Yoonia sp. BS5-3 genomic window carries:
- the argH gene encoding argininosuccinate lyase: protein MTQSANSMWGGRFAAGPDAIMEAINASIGYDQRLAPQDIAGSRAHAAMLAATGIITDNDADAIREGLLTVLSEIETGSFPFSTALEDIHMNVEARLKELIGEPAGRLHTARSRNDQVAVDFRLWVRDQCDQADEALAALQKALLGQAEAGADWVMPGFTHLQTAQPVTWGHHMMAYVEMFARDRSRFADARARMNTSPLGAAALAGTTFPIDRAMTAEALGFDRPMANSLDAVADRDFALEFLASASICAMHLSRLAEELVIWSSAQFRFVKMSDKWSTGSSIMPQKRNPDAAELIRAKIGRIFGANVALMTVMKGLPLTYSKDMQEDKEQTFDAADNLMLAVAAMSGMVADMTANKDNLKTAAASGFSTATDLADWLVRELGLPFREAHHVTGALVALAEDKGCDLPDLTLEDMQAEHAGIRADVFDVLGVDNSVASRTSFGGTAPDQVRAQIAHWAKLLDL, encoded by the coding sequence TGGAGGCAATCAACGCCTCGATCGGGTATGACCAGCGTCTTGCACCACAAGACATCGCAGGTTCGCGCGCCCATGCCGCCATGCTGGCTGCCACAGGCATTATTACGGATAACGATGCTGACGCGATCCGGGAAGGCCTGCTCACCGTTTTGTCAGAGATTGAAACCGGAAGTTTCCCGTTTTCGACCGCGCTGGAAGATATCCACATGAATGTGGAGGCCCGGCTGAAAGAACTGATCGGTGAACCTGCGGGCCGTCTGCATACGGCCCGGTCGCGCAATGATCAGGTTGCGGTCGATTTTCGCCTTTGGGTGCGCGATCAATGTGATCAGGCCGATGAAGCGCTCGCTGCCCTGCAAAAGGCCTTGTTGGGTCAGGCGGAAGCCGGGGCCGATTGGGTTATGCCCGGATTTACCCATCTGCAAACAGCGCAACCCGTCACCTGGGGCCATCACATGATGGCCTATGTGGAAATGTTTGCCCGGGACCGTTCGCGTTTTGCCGATGCGCGCGCGCGAATGAACACGTCGCCCCTTGGGGCGGCAGCTCTTGCCGGGACGACTTTTCCAATTGACCGCGCCATGACCGCCGAAGCGCTGGGGTTTGACCGTCCCATGGCCAATTCTTTGGATGCTGTAGCTGACCGCGATTTCGCGCTCGAATTCCTGGCCAGCGCCAGCATTTGCGCCATGCACCTGTCGCGGCTCGCCGAAGAGCTGGTCATCTGGTCCTCGGCCCAGTTCCGCTTTGTCAAAATGTCCGACAAATGGTCGACAGGCTCGTCCATCATGCCCCAAAAACGCAATCCGGACGCAGCCGAGCTGATCCGCGCCAAGATCGGTCGCATTTTTGGGGCCAATGTCGCGTTGATGACAGTTATGAAAGGTCTGCCACTGACCTATTCCAAGGATATGCAAGAAGACAAAGAGCAAACCTTTGATGCGGCCGACAACCTGATGCTGGCCGTGGCCGCTATGTCGGGCATGGTCGCAGATATGACTGCCAACAAAGACAACCTAAAGACCGCCGCCGCAAGCGGATTTTCGACAGCGACCGATCTTGCCGATTGGCTGGTGCGTGAACTTGGGCTACCCTTTCGCGAGGCGCATCATGTAACCGGCGCCCTTGTGGCCCTGGCCGAAGACAAAGGGTGCGATTTGCCCGACTTGACGCTTGAGGACATGCAGGCCGAACATGCAGGCATTCGGGCGGATGTTTTTGATGTGCTCGGCGTCGATAACTCGGTGGCCTCCCGCACCAGCTTTGGGGGTACGGCACCCGATCAGGTCCGTGCACAGATTGCGCATTGGGCCAAGCTATTAGACTTGTGA
- a CDS encoding DUF2834 domain-containing protein — translation MRSIYLLLAIWGTLHPMYYFVTWFRAEGWDIMKMVDAWHANNATSGLVWDLTIAAVALTLWIIVEVFKTRNWLNLIAIPATFCIGVSCGLPLYLYLRERVVIYRDPHRVRV, via the coding sequence ATGCGCAGCATTTATTTGCTTTTGGCCATCTGGGGCACCCTACACCCGATGTATTATTTCGTGACCTGGTTTCGCGCCGAAGGCTGGGACATCATGAAGATGGTCGATGCATGGCACGCAAACAACGCAACAAGTGGTTTGGTCTGGGATCTGACCATCGCCGCGGTTGCATTAACCTTGTGGATCATTGTCGAGGTTTTCAAAACACGCAATTGGCTGAACCTCATCGCAATCCCTGCCACATTTTGCATCGGCGTCAGCTGCGGGCTACCGCTTTATCTTTACCTACGTGAGCGCGTTGTCATTTATCGCGATCCACACAGAGTACGCGTCTAA
- the lysA gene encoding diaminopimelate decarboxylase, translating to MDHFLYRNGVLHAEDVPIADIAATVGTPFYVYSTATLTRHFTLFDEALNFADHLVCFAMKSASNQAILKVLANAGAGMDVVSGGEYLRAKAAGVRGDKIVFSGVGKTADEMRLALEGGIRQFNVESEPEMIVLDQVAQSLGVIAPITVRVNPDVDAKTHAKIATGKSENKFGIPISRAREVYAMAASLPGLKVIGIDVHIGSQLTDLAPFEAAYRKVAELTEQLRADGHEIKRLDLGGGLGIPYARSNEAPPLPTDYGALIERTVGHLGCEIEIEPGRLISGNAGLMVSKVIYVKSGEDRDFLILDGAMNDLIRPAMYEAWHDIVPVVEPAPGAEPAKYDIVGPICESGDTFAKGREMPAVGPDDLVAFRSAGAYGAVMSSEYNSRPLIPEVLVDGDQFAVIRPRPTYEEMIARDTVPKWLD from the coding sequence TTGGATCATTTTCTTTATCGTAACGGTGTTTTGCATGCTGAGGATGTTCCCATTGCAGATATTGCAGCGACGGTGGGGACGCCGTTTTATGTCTATTCCACGGCCACACTGACCCGTCATTTCACGCTGTTTGATGAGGCATTGAATTTTGCCGATCATCTGGTGTGTTTTGCCATGAAATCCGCATCAAATCAGGCCATCCTAAAGGTACTTGCGAATGCGGGCGCCGGTATGGATGTCGTATCGGGTGGAGAATATTTGCGCGCGAAGGCCGCTGGCGTGCGGGGCGACAAAATCGTTTTCTCGGGCGTTGGCAAAACCGCTGATGAAATGCGTCTGGCCCTTGAAGGTGGGATTCGGCAATTCAATGTCGAAAGCGAGCCTGAGATGATCGTGCTTGATCAGGTGGCCCAATCATTGGGTGTCATCGCCCCGATCACGGTGCGCGTGAACCCCGATGTGGATGCAAAAACCCATGCCAAGATCGCGACCGGCAAATCTGAAAACAAATTTGGCATTCCGATCAGCCGCGCGCGCGAAGTATATGCCATGGCAGCCAGCTTACCCGGGCTGAAGGTCATCGGCATTGATGTCCATATTGGATCGCAATTGACCGATCTTGCCCCGTTTGAGGCAGCCTATCGCAAAGTTGCTGAACTGACCGAGCAGCTGCGCGCAGATGGCCACGAGATCAAACGCCTAGATCTGGGGGGCGGTCTCGGCATTCCTTATGCTCGCTCGAACGAAGCACCGCCGCTGCCGACCGATTATGGCGCATTGATTGAGCGAACCGTCGGCCATTTGGGCTGCGAGATCGAAATTGAACCTGGCCGCTTGATTTCCGGCAATGCCGGGTTGATGGTATCCAAGGTGATCTATGTCAAATCCGGCGAAGATCGCGATTTTCTGATTCTCGATGGCGCTATGAACGACCTGATCAGACCAGCAATGTACGAAGCTTGGCACGACATCGTGCCAGTGGTTGAGCCCGCGCCCGGCGCAGAGCCCGCAAAATATGACATTGTTGGCCCTATTTGTGAGAGCGGTGATACATTTGCTAAGGGTCGCGAAATGCCTGCGGTTGGCCCGGATGATCTGGTCGCATTCCGCTCTGCCGGGGCTTATGGTGCGGTGATGTCATCGGAATATAACTCGCGCCCACTTATCCCCGAGGTGCTTGTGGATGGTGATCAATTTGCAGTTATCCGCCCACGCCCTACCTATGAAGAAATGATTGCGCGCGATACGGTGCCAAAGTGGTTAGACTAA
- a CDS encoding TIGR02302 family protein: MQHLKLPVALTHAGMVAERVVRAFWPLWTVIFLILAPVLMGWHDLMPLELFWGAVVASFIAVLASLVWGVRRFEMPQRSEAVSRVDAALPGRPIAAIADSQAIGSGDAASEQVWRTHVQRMAERTKEARAIEPDLRISDRDPYGLRFIALLFFVTALLFGSLLRVGSVPDITMNGGQNLATGPVWEGWVEPPAYTGKPSIYLNDVPAGDLSVPIGSQVTLRLYGEVGALTVAETVSGRTAELGAASDSQQQFDITQSGELTVEGSNGMSWSITAVADSAPEVELTGEIESDAMGEMSQPFSAFDDYGIEFGTATISLDLTAVERRHGLVIDPDPIPPLVLDLPMPFTGDRTDFEEFLIENLSEHPLANLPVTLQLTVTDAAGQTGQTPPEPMILPGRRFFQPFARAVIEQRRDLMWSKANSRRISQILRAVSHRPEGLFSNQSTYLRLRTIIRRLDDTADTGMSDEVQTELVEALWDLAIQLEDGRLADARERLRRAQERLEEAMRNGASDEEIAELMRELREATNDYMRMLAEEAEPNDGTDQADNSGNAQTMTMDELQALMDRIEELMQEGRMAEAQELMEQLNQLMENMRVTQGDGSGDGPQTPGQQSMQDLADTLRDQEQLSDEAFRDLQEQFNPGQQGQQPQGQQPGQQGQQQGQQGQQGQDGQQPGQEGQQQGQGQDPGSDGRPGGQSDDGSGGQGSQQSLADRQQALRRELERQRDGLPNLDGDAGEIARRSLERAEGAMEGAEDALRNGDLAEAIDQQAEAMDALRNGMRELGQALAQNQQDGEQGEGTQQGDASNRPVPGQRDPLGREMGNTGQLGTDQQLLGREEINRRAEELLDEIRRRSAEQDRPEVERDYLRRLLDQF, translated from the coding sequence ATGCAACACCTGAAACTGCCTGTTGCGCTGACGCATGCAGGGATGGTGGCTGAGCGCGTCGTTCGGGCTTTCTGGCCGCTTTGGACGGTCATCTTCCTGATTCTCGCCCCGGTGCTGATGGGCTGGCACGATTTGATGCCGCTTGAGCTTTTCTGGGGTGCGGTTGTTGCCTCATTCATTGCGGTTTTGGCCAGCCTGGTCTGGGGCGTTCGCCGTTTTGAAATGCCGCAACGATCTGAGGCCGTCAGCCGCGTTGATGCCGCGCTTCCGGGCAGGCCGATTGCAGCGATTGCAGATAGTCAGGCGATCGGCAGCGGCGATGCCGCCTCTGAGCAGGTCTGGCGTACCCATGTCCAGCGTATGGCCGAGCGCACGAAAGAGGCACGCGCAATCGAGCCCGATTTGCGCATTTCGGACCGTGACCCGTACGGGCTGCGATTCATCGCGCTTCTATTCTTTGTGACTGCCCTACTGTTCGGATCGCTTTTGCGCGTCGGCTCGGTGCCCGACATCACAATGAACGGCGGCCAAAACTTGGCCACCGGTCCTGTTTGGGAAGGTTGGGTTGAACCGCCTGCCTATACTGGCAAACCATCGATCTATCTCAACGATGTGCCCGCCGGTGATCTCAGCGTGCCGATTGGCAGCCAGGTAACTCTGCGACTTTACGGCGAGGTTGGGGCGCTCACCGTCGCTGAAACCGTTTCGGGTCGAACCGCCGAACTTGGTGCTGCATCGGATTCGCAGCAACAATTTGATATCACTCAATCGGGCGAATTGACCGTTGAGGGTAGCAATGGAATGAGCTGGTCCATCACCGCTGTTGCCGATAGTGCGCCCGAGGTTGAGCTGACCGGCGAGATCGAAAGCGACGCGATGGGCGAGATGTCGCAACCCTTCAGCGCTTTTGATGACTACGGCATTGAATTCGGCACAGCAACGATCAGCCTTGATCTGACAGCGGTCGAGCGCCGCCATGGCCTGGTGATTGATCCAGATCCGATCCCACCCTTGGTGCTGGATTTACCGATGCCCTTCACCGGAGATCGCACCGATTTTGAAGAGTTCCTGATCGAGAATCTCAGCGAACACCCGTTGGCAAATCTGCCCGTCACCCTGCAGCTGACGGTCACAGATGCCGCCGGGCAGACCGGCCAGACCCCGCCCGAACCGATGATCCTACCCGGTCGCCGCTTTTTTCAACCCTTTGCCCGCGCAGTGATCGAACAGCGCCGCGATCTGATGTGGTCAAAAGCCAATAGCCGCCGCATCAGCCAGATTTTGCGCGCCGTTTCTCATCGCCCCGAAGGTCTGTTTTCCAACCAATCCACATATTTGCGCCTGCGCACGATCATCCGGCGTCTAGACGATACAGCCGATACCGGCATGAGCGATGAGGTACAGACAGAACTGGTCGAGGCGCTGTGGGATTTGGCGATCCAGTTGGAAGATGGCCGCTTGGCCGACGCCCGCGAACGGTTGCGCCGCGCACAGGAGCGGCTGGAAGAGGCCATGCGTAATGGCGCCTCAGACGAAGAAATTGCCGAATTGATGCGCGAATTGCGCGAGGCGACGAATGACTACATGCGTATGCTTGCCGAAGAAGCCGAACCCAATGATGGGACAGATCAGGCGGATAACAGCGGCAACGCGCAGACCATGACGATGGATGAATTGCAGGCGCTGATGGATCGCATCGAAGAGCTGATGCAAGAAGGTCGCATGGCCGAGGCCCAAGAACTGATGGAACAGCTTAACCAGCTGATGGAAAATATGCGCGTCACCCAAGGCGACGGCAGTGGCGATGGCCCGCAAACGCCCGGTCAGCAATCTATGCAAGACTTGGCTGATACACTCCGCGATCAGGAACAGCTATCGGATGAGGCTTTTCGCGATCTTCAAGAACAGTTCAACCCTGGCCAACAAGGCCAACAGCCACAGGGTCAACAACCTGGGCAGCAGGGACAACAACAAGGTCAGCAGGGCCAGCAAGGTCAAGACGGACAACAGCCCGGTCAGGAAGGGCAGCAACAAGGTCAAGGACAAGATCCTGGGTCAGATGGCCGACCTGGGGGGCAGTCAGATGATGGAAGCGGCGGCCAAGGCAGCCAGCAAAGCCTTGCAGATCGCCAACAGGCCTTGCGCCGCGAATTGGAACGTCAACGCGACGGCCTACCAAACCTTGATGGCGATGCAGGTGAAATTGCGCGCCGCTCGCTGGAACGGGCCGAAGGTGCCATGGAGGGCGCTGAAGATGCCCTGCGCAATGGCGATTTGGCCGAAGCAATTGACCAGCAAGCCGAAGCCATGGATGCCCTGCGCAATGGCATGCGTGAACTGGGCCAGGCCCTGGCCCAAAACCAACAGGATGGCGAACAAGGCGAAGGCACCCAGCAAGGCGACGCGTCCAACCGCCCCGTGCCCGGTCAGCGTGACCCACTTGGACGCGAGATGGGCAATACCGGGCAGCTTGGCACAGATCAGCAGCTTTTGGGGCGCGAAGAAATCAACCGCCGAGCAGAAGAGCTTCTGGATGAAATCCGCCGCCGTTCTGCCGAGCAGGATCGCCCCGAAGTCGAACGGGATTACCTACGCAGATTGCTTGATCAGTTTTAG
- a CDS encoding zinc-ribbon domain-containing protein produces MRLICPNCGAQYDISNDAIPEGGRDVQCSSCAHTWFQTDKPIVEGRAPGETLAAVETDNAPASDTPTPPPVPAPERKTLDTSISAILREELAHERRARATDSDAPPATQENAPPPRVDADETRRRISQLTRVEGGTPASAAASVAAASTGAVESDTNVRTVPSIDEINSALRARAEASDKSGLTEAEKQDAIKRRGFRRGFFFVLILIAILITPYFFQDLINENLPQLRPYMASYVEIVDQMRVMLNEQVQRLRTLIEGFMAGDEAA; encoded by the coding sequence ATGAGGCTGATTTGCCCAAACTGCGGTGCGCAGTACGACATCTCAAATGATGCGATCCCTGAAGGGGGGCGCGACGTACAGTGTTCAAGCTGTGCGCATACCTGGTTTCAAACCGACAAACCGATCGTCGAAGGACGCGCGCCAGGCGAGACTTTGGCTGCGGTTGAGACAGATAATGCGCCAGCATCGGATACGCCGACACCGCCGCCCGTACCTGCGCCCGAACGCAAAACGCTGGATACGTCGATTAGCGCGATATTGCGCGAAGAACTGGCCCATGAAAGACGGGCGCGGGCGACCGATTCTGACGCACCGCCCGCAACGCAGGAAAATGCACCGCCCCCGCGCGTAGATGCGGATGAAACCCGCCGCCGTATTTCGCAGCTTACCCGGGTTGAAGGTGGCACGCCCGCATCTGCAGCAGCATCGGTCGCGGCCGCATCTACGGGCGCTGTCGAAAGCGATACAAATGTACGCACGGTCCCCAGCATTGACGAAATAAATTCGGCTTTGCGCGCACGGGCCGAGGCGAGTGACAAATCCGGCCTGACCGAGGCGGAAAAGCAGGACGCCATCAAACGCCGCGGCTTTCGGCGAGGCTTCTTCTTTGTGCTGATCTTGATCGCCATTTTGATCACACCCTATTTCTTCCAGGATTTGATCAACGAGAACCTGCCACAGCTACGCCCCTATATGGCAAGCTATGTTGAAATCGTCGACCAGATGCGTGTGATGTTGAACGAGCAGGTTCAACGGCTTCGGACCTTGATTGAGGGCTTTATGGCGGGGGACGAGGCGGCCTAA
- a CDS encoding ATP-binding cassette domain-containing protein translates to MIELDQVSYGYGGATLFSQLSLSLQPGSFHFLTGPSGAGKTTLLRLCYADLRAMAGRVRLFGQNAAQLDRDAVAMARRRIGVVHQDCQFLDHLSVAENIALPLTVADRAHEADGNLQELLSWVGLGQQAGQLPPELSGGERQRAALARAVIMSPDVIIADEPTGNVDAEMSQRLLTLLIELNKMGKAILIATHDLGMIRSMKSDVNARVLRLKDGALTQAGAEL, encoded by the coding sequence GTGATTGAACTCGACCAAGTGTCTTATGGCTATGGCGGCGCAACGCTTTTTTCGCAGCTTTCTTTGTCGTTGCAGCCTGGCTCATTTCACTTTCTGACGGGGCCTTCGGGGGCGGGGAAAACAACGCTGCTTCGGCTTTGCTATGCTGATTTGCGCGCGATGGCGGGCCGCGTGCGTCTTTTTGGCCAAAATGCAGCCCAGCTGGATCGCGACGCGGTTGCCATGGCGCGTCGCCGGATTGGGGTAGTTCATCAGGATTGCCAGTTTTTGGATCATCTATCAGTGGCCGAGAATATCGCACTGCCCTTGACCGTGGCAGATCGCGCCCATGAGGCAGATGGAAACCTGCAGGAATTATTGTCCTGGGTTGGTCTTGGCCAACAGGCCGGGCAATTGCCGCCCGAGCTATCAGGCGGGGAACGGCAACGCGCGGCCCTGGCCCGCGCTGTGATCATGTCACCTGATGTGATCATTGCGGATGAACCGACGGGCAATGTCGACGCCGAGATGTCGCAGCGGCTGCTAACCCTGCTGATCGAGCTGAATAAAATGGGCAAAGCGATCCTGATCGCGACGCATGATCTGGGTATGATCCGATCGATGAAATCAGACGTGAACGCACGGGTACTGCGCCTGAAAGACGGTGCACTGACCCAGGCGGGCGCCGAGCTATGA
- a CDS encoding FtsX-like permease family protein — protein MKGMLELIVGDPQADRAVPPTGITARLTVFAAAVMAFLAVIAIALSGSAGRVADRWADELAQAATLRLPADPAEADALLLTALEVLQTTPGIATVRALTPDEQQALLEPWFGPDLPLESLPIPQLIEVVADDDGYDAEGLRARLSAEIPGAVLDDHTRWRAPLLAAASRIRLIGWFVIILIVAVVAAVITLAAQAALAANAQVIRVLRLVGARDVYIARAFVRRFTLRAGIGAAGGVIAGLLMLQLMPQSEGVGGLLTNVGFSGAGWLWPLLIPPLSAIVAFWATRSAAFARLKEQT, from the coding sequence ATGAAAGGCATGCTCGAATTGATTGTGGGCGATCCGCAGGCCGACCGGGCTGTCCCGCCCACCGGGATCACCGCACGTCTGACCGTCTTTGCCGCCGCAGTCATGGCATTTCTCGCCGTGATCGCCATCGCCCTATCTGGCAGTGCTGGGCGTGTGGCCGATCGCTGGGCGGATGAATTGGCGCAGGCGGCGACCTTACGTTTGCCTGCGGACCCAGCAGAGGCAGATGCGCTGCTTCTCACCGCGCTGGAAGTGCTGCAAACCACGCCCGGCATTGCAACCGTCCGCGCCCTCACCCCAGATGAGCAACAAGCCTTGCTTGAGCCGTGGTTTGGCCCGGATCTGCCGCTTGAAAGCCTGCCAATCCCCCAATTGATTGAGGTGGTTGCCGATGATGACGGCTATGATGCCGAAGGGCTGCGGGCGCGGCTCAGCGCTGAAATACCGGGCGCGGTTCTGGATGATCACACCCGTTGGCGGGCACCCTTGCTGGCCGCCGCATCCCGTATTCGGTTGATCGGCTGGTTTGTGATCATCCTGATCGTTGCGGTCGTGGCTGCCGTCATTACGCTGGCCGCGCAGGCTGCACTCGCCGCGAATGCGCAGGTCATCAGGGTACTGCGCCTTGTGGGTGCACGCGATGTTTATATCGCCCGGGCCTTTGTACGCCGCTTTACGCTGCGCGCCGGAATTGGGGCTGCGGGCGGGGTGATCGCCGGGCTGCTGATGCTGCAATTAATGCCGCAAAGCGAGGGAGTTGGTGGGCTGCTGACGAATGTCGGGTTTTCGGGGGCTGGTTGGCTCTGGCCATTGTTGATCCCGCCCCTGTCTGCCATCGTTGCATTCTGGGCGACCCGTTCAGCGGCCTTTGCAAGACTAAAGGAACAAACATGA
- a CDS encoding lysophospholipid acyltransferase family protein, translating to MSYAIQWVRSLIFNAQMYVAMPVIGLIYLIPAIISPKGAIAACHAYCVWVRWTASWMIGLQVEIRGTPPTDEVMVAPKHQSFLDVLMIYGAMPRGKFIFKSILKYAPVIGQFGLRIGCIPVDRGKRGQAIKKMVADVKAGHALPGQLIIYPQGTRIAPGVKAPYKIGTGALYKELDQPVVPVATNVGVFWPKRGVLRKPGTAVFEFLPRIEPGLEVDVFMKQLEDTIETASTKLNKEAGFDG from the coding sequence ATGAGTTACGCGATCCAGTGGGTACGCTCGCTTATCTTTAATGCGCAGATGTATGTGGCGATGCCGGTCATTGGGCTGATCTATCTGATCCCGGCCATTATATCGCCCAAGGGCGCGATTGCCGCCTGTCACGCCTATTGCGTTTGGGTGCGTTGGACCGCGTCTTGGATGATCGGATTGCAGGTTGAAATCCGCGGCACCCCCCCAACAGATGAGGTGATGGTCGCCCCGAAACACCAGTCTTTCCTTGACGTACTGATGATTTACGGGGCCATGCCGCGCGGCAAGTTCATTTTCAAAAGCATACTGAAATACGCCCCGGTTATCGGCCAATTTGGGCTGCGGATCGGCTGTATCCCAGTTGATCGGGGCAAGCGCGGGCAGGCCATCAAAAAGATGGTTGCAGATGTGAAAGCCGGACACGCCCTGCCCGGACAATTGATCATATACCCACAAGGGACCCGGATCGCACCTGGGGTGAAGGCCCCTTACAAGATCGGGACCGGCGCACTTTACAAAGAATTGGATCAGCCGGTGGTGCCTGTTGCCACAAATGTTGGGGTCTTTTGGCCAAAACGGGGCGTTTTGCGTAAACCAGGCACAGCCGTTTTTGAATTTCTGCCCCGCATAGAACCGGGGCTAGAGGTCGATGTCTTCATGAAACAACTTGAAGATACGATTGAGACCGCATCCACAAAACTCAACAAAGAGGCAGGGTTCGATGGGTAG
- a CDS encoding pyridoxamine 5'-phosphate oxidase family protein, which yields MGSHIVKDIAELEALYGTPGKASLIKVADHLTPLYTKWIMASRLCIVSTVGPEGTDGSPRGDDGPVVQMQDNKTLLMPDWRGNNRMDTLRNIVADGRISLMFIVPGSNNVIRVNGTAEVSLDPDLLARFEQKNRVPRSVAVIHVAEIYSQCARALMRAKTWTAGDESAGLPSVGELLAEQEKGFDGSAYDADWHERAAATMWTA from the coding sequence ATGGGTAGTCACATTGTCAAAGATATCGCGGAACTTGAGGCGCTTTATGGCACGCCCGGCAAAGCATCCTTGATCAAGGTCGCCGATCACCTGACCCCGCTTTACACCAAATGGATCATGGCGTCACGCCTTTGTATCGTCTCTACCGTGGGGCCTGAGGGGACAGATGGCAGCCCGCGCGGCGATGATGGCCCCGTGGTACAGATGCAAGATAACAAGACCCTGCTAATGCCCGACTGGCGGGGCAATAACCGTATGGATACCTTGCGCAACATCGTTGCTGACGGTCGGATCAGCCTGATGTTCATAGTCCCCGGCTCCAACAACGTCATCCGCGTGAATGGCACCGCCGAAGTGTCGCTGGATCCCGATCTGCTGGCCCGGTTTGAACAGAAAAACCGGGTACCCCGCAGTGTGGCAGTGATCCATGTGGCCGAGATATATAGCCAATGCGCCCGTGCACTGATGCGTGCCAAAACCTGGACGGCAGGCGATGAAAGCGCAGGCCTGCCAAGCGTGGGTGAATTGCTGGCCGAACAGGAAAAAGGCTTTGATGGCAGTGCTTATGATGCCGATTGGCACGAACGCGCTGCGGCAACAATGTGGACTGCTTAG
- a CDS encoding VOC family protein: protein MIFRYTILYVDDVPATLDFYEQAFGFARGFLHEGKDYGELITGETKLAFSSTALMRQLDKNPAAPVADAPTFEIAFETDDVCAALAKVIDAGATWFRTPVRNHGARRLPMSVIQMGT from the coding sequence ATGATCTTTCGCTATACTATTCTTTATGTTGATGACGTACCCGCCACGCTGGATTTCTACGAACAGGCCTTTGGGTTTGCACGCGGCTTCCTGCATGAAGGCAAAGACTATGGCGAGTTGATCACCGGCGAAACGAAGCTGGCATTTTCGTCAACCGCACTGATGCGGCAATTGGATAAAAACCCGGCGGCCCCGGTTGCAGATGCCCCGACCTTTGAAATCGCCTTTGAAACCGATGATGTGTGCGCCGCGCTTGCCAAAGTGATCGATGCCGGGGCAACATGGTTCAGGACGCCCGTGAGGAACCATGGGGCCAGACGACTTCCTATGTCAGTGATCCAAATGGGTACCTGA
- a CDS encoding helix-turn-helix domain-containing protein translates to MIYRRWEYIVASDEVVTILPGGCRDIIWAAEGGLQTQIRLTQWDDQPRQKRLKAGTTLVGYRLCPGVVLDSAHWADATVDPGILGDMINSAADDYGMAEVIDALTQAQATVAQVAKQGGVTVRTLQRRFRQLSLPNPEYWRLLGRARRAVQALPAGAPLAEIAHDSGYSDQAHMTRDFLRWFGQSPARLRRDHGLIAQVSQPGLGNWRPGTG, encoded by the coding sequence GTGATCTACCGTCGGTGGGAATACATCGTAGCGTCGGACGAGGTGGTGACGATCCTGCCGGGCGGATGCCGGGATATCATCTGGGCTGCTGAGGGTGGCTTACAAACGCAAATCAGGTTGACCCAGTGGGATGACCAGCCACGCCAAAAGCGTCTGAAGGCAGGCACGACCTTGGTCGGATATCGTCTATGCCCAGGCGTGGTACTGGATAGTGCGCATTGGGCCGATGCAACCGTAGATCCGGGCATTTTGGGCGATATGATCAACAGCGCCGCAGATGATTACGGCATGGCAGAGGTGATTGATGCTTTAACCCAAGCTCAGGCAACAGTAGCGCAAGTGGCCAAGCAAGGCGGTGTGACTGTCCGTACGTTACAACGTCGTTTTCGCCAGTTATCTTTACCAAACCCCGAATACTGGCGCCTTTTGGGGCGGGCCCGGCGGGCGGTGCAGGCTTTGCCTGCCGGGGCACCATTGGCCGAGATTGCCCATGACAGTGGCTATAGCGATCAGGCCCACATGACGCGCGACTTTCTACGTTGGTTTGGGCAATCACCTGCGCGTCTGCGGCGAGATCATGGATTGATCGCACAAGTCAGCCAGCCTGGGTTGGGAAATTGGCGACCGGGCACGGGCTGA